A window from Thunnus albacares chromosome 19, fThuAlb1.1, whole genome shotgun sequence encodes these proteins:
- the fbxl6 gene encoding F-box/LRR-repeat protein 6, with the protein MDSTEAEVATHGEGSKDTVPSTSNVSDQGQHGPKLNKASLKRKSGTATNHKAKKHKKARVKRSARPSYTVHEGEDMLLVISSSASQYGDSTWAPKKKGSKKKKLSKGKGKTVQIKKKKIVRAKPKLANNTNKDAKVVKEEEDTSLFVPEKATDNRWGQSLPEEVLINIFQLVVIQDGAVPFLCRVGRVCRLWNIAASSPVLWRKVTVGHCWIAPGKTQLPKTEEKIKNTFNWLAQNRLSQLREFSLCHWTKNASYAVDVVSQFCPHLRSLTFSYCTGLTARAFQSLGLHSRSLQSINLQYSEFQVEGLLEYLENHGSQIRQILFTHGLKNDRLLTAITRGCCPDLEFLEVNTKLDSKDCEFPVCIQALQIACPKLKTFRMLNVRPLHKTMRNGAELTSGFPLLEELCIATTSYSYMTDKDLLDILFGSTKLRVLDLRGCSRITPAGLATLPCLELECLFWGQYFSSHIGLSPKKGLHMVTQKWNQTLQQLDIANQLFSEEDLEIAMSYLAQATNADTLRSLNLSGTRITPPALRSVIGQMTALSYLNLSSCRYLPRGMKRVYRGQEDICQLLDKME; encoded by the exons ATGGATTCCACTGAAGCAGAAGTTGCAACCCACGGGGAAGGAAGTAAAGACACTGTACCAAGCACATCAAACGTATCTGATCAAGGACAACATGGACCAAAGTTGAATAAGGCATCTTTGAAGAGGAAATCTGGCACCGCTACAAATCATAAAGCTAAGAAGCATAAAAAGGCCAGAGTCAAAAGGTCTGCCCGACCTAGCTACACTGTCCACGAAGGGGAAGATATGCTTCTTGTCATATCTAGTAGTGCTTCACAGTATGGTGATTCAACCTGGGCTCCCAAAAAGAAgggaagcaaaaaaaagaaactaagtAAAGGAAAGGGGAAAACTGTTcagattaagaaaaaaaagatagtcCGTGCCAAACCAAAACTGGCAAATAACACTAACAAAGATGCCAAAGTTGTcaaggaagaagaggacacGTCTTTGTTTGTGCCAGAGAAAGCAACAGACAACAGATGGGGTCAAAGTCTTCCTGAGGAGGtgctaatcaatatttttcagttGGTGGTCATACAAGATGGTGCGGTGCCATTTCTGTGCAG GGTGGGGAGAGTTTGTCGTCTGTGGAACATTGCTGCCTCCAGTCCGGTCCTGTGGCGCAAGGTGACTGTGGGTCACTGCTGGATTGCGCCAGGAAAAACCCAGCTGcctaaaacagaggaaaaaataaagaacactTTTAATTGGCTAGCACAGAACAG ACTCTCCCAGCTGCGAgaattctctctctgtcactggaCAAAGAATGCTAGCTATGCAGTGGAT GTCGTGTCGCAGTTCTGCCCTCACCTTCGCTCCCTCACGTTCTCCTACTGCACAGGCCTGACAGCGCGGGCCTTCCAGAGCCTCGGTCTGCACAGCCGGTCTCTGCAGAGCATAAATCTCCAGTATTCAGAG TTTCAGGTTGAAGGTCTCCTGGAGTACCTTGAAAACCATGGGAGTCAGATCAGGCAAATCTTGTTCACTCATGGACTAAAGAATGACAGACTTCTGACTGCTATCACC agggGATGCTGTCCTGATTTGGAGTTTTTGGAGGTCAACACAAAGCTTGACAGTAAAGACTGCGAATTTCCCGTATGCATCCAGGCACTACAGATAGCATGCCCTAAActcaag ACCTTCCGGATGCTGAATGTCAGACCTCTTCATAAGACAATGCGTAATGGTGCTGAACTAACATCAGGCTTCCCGTTACTGGAGGAACTATGTATCGCAACCACGTCTTATTCCTACATGACCGACAAAGATTTGTTGGACATTCTGTTCGGCTCCACCAAGTTGCGGGTGCTGGACCTGCGAGGCTGTTCTCGAATCACACCAGCTGGTCTTGCAACATTACCTTGTCTTG AGCTTGAGTGTCTGTTCTGGGGACAATATTTCAGCAGCCATATTGGGTTATCACCTAAGAAGGGACTTCACATGGTGACCCAAAAGTGGAACCAGACACTGCAACAGCTTGACATCGCTAATCAGCTCTTCTCTGAGGAGGACTTGGAGATAGCAATGAGTTACCTTGCTCAGGCAACAAATGCAGACACCCTACGTTCACTCAACCTGAGTGGGACCAGGATCACGCCACCTGCCCTAAG GTCAGTCATCGGCCAAATGACTGCTCTTAGCTACCTCAACCTTTCATCCTGCCGTTATCTTCCAAGAGGGATGAAGAGAGTTTACCGTGGCCAGGAGGACATATGCCAGCTGCTGGACAAAATGGAGTAG